The proteins below are encoded in one region of Brachionichthys hirsutus isolate HB-005 chromosome 12, CSIRO-AGI_Bhir_v1, whole genome shotgun sequence:
- the ube2al gene encoding ubiquitin conjugating enzyme E2 A, like, producing MSTPARRRLMRDFKRLQEDPPAGVSGAPSENNIMVWNAVIFGPEGTPFEDGTFKLTVEFTEEYPNKPPTVRFVSKMFHPNVYADGSICLDILQNRWSPTYDVSSILTSIQSLLDEPNPNSPANSQAAQLYQENKREYEKRVSAIVEQSWRDS from the exons ATGTCAACCCCTGCGAGAAGGAGACTTATGAGAGATTTTAAACG GCTACAAGAGGACCCTCCTGCTGGTGTTAGTGGCGCGCCATCTGAAAACAACATCATGGTGTGGAATGCAGTCATATTTGG CCCTGAAGGAACTCCCTTTGAGGATG gTACATTTAAACTTACTGTAGAGTTCACAGAAGAATACCCCAACAAACCCCCGACTGTACGATTTGTGTCAAAGATGTTTCATCCAAATG TCTACGCGGACGGCAGTATATGTTTGGACATCCTACAGAATCGTTGGAGTCCCACTTACGATGTGTCCTCTATCCTTACATCTATCCAG TCTCTGCTCGATGAGCCGAACCCCAACAGTCCGGCGAACAGTCAGGCGGCTCAGCTGTACCAGGAGAACAAGCGGGAGTACGAGAAGCGTGTGTCCGCCATCGTAGAACAAAGCTGGAGAGACAGTTGA
- the ing1 gene encoding inhibitor of growth protein 1 → MLNPTGGDPNHVVVNYVEEYLDLVESLPFDLQRSVSVMKEIDAKYQDVLKELEDAYERYCQESDSLQRRKLQLSIQRALIRSQELGDEKIQIAGQMVELVENRTRQIDWHSELLLSSQEAPESHLPTTTTTMTTTAASMMSSSSSSSAVAAAAAATNTPGKTSHHDKKREEVTPGSGGGDKSGGKRSRRQKNGDSRESYGGLDHAEEASLGVSREKRAKTSSKKKKRSKGKSEREVSPPDLPIDPDEPTYCLCEQVSYGEMIGCDNDECPIEWYHFSCVGLHHKPKGKWYCPKCRGENEKTMDKALERAKKEKAYTR, encoded by the exons ATGCTGAACCCAACCGGCGGCGACCCAAACCACGTCGTGGTGAATTATGTCGAGGAGTATTTGGACCTGGTGGAGTCGCTGCCTTTTGATTTACAGAGGAGCGTGTCCGTCATGAAGGAAATCGATGCCAAGTATCAAG ACGTCTTGAAGGAGCTCGAGGACGCTTATGAACGCTATTGCCAGGAATCGGACTCTCTCCAGAGGAGAAAGTTGCAGTTATCCATCCAGCGGGCGCTGATTCGCAGTCAGGAGCTGGGAGACGAAAAGATCCAGATTGCTGGGCAAATG gtggagctggtggagaaTCGAACTCGACAAATAGACTGGCATTCTGAACTTCTCCTGTCCTCTCAAGAAGCCCCCGAGAGCCACCTtcccacaacaacaaccaccatGACAACGACTGCAGCATCCATGatgtcgtcatcatcatcatcatcggcggtggcggcggcggcggcggccaccAACACGCCAGGCAAAACTAGCCACCATGACAAGAAGCGTGAGGAGGTTACCCCGGGATCAGGGGGCGGAGACAAGTCTGGTGGGAAGCGCTCGAGACGTCAGAAGAACGGAGATAGTCGGGAAAGTTACGGGGGCCTAGATCACGCCGAGGAAGCGTCTCTGGGGGTGTCCCGCGAAAAGAGAGCCAAAACGTcttccaagaagaagaagaggtcaAAAGGAAAGTCTGAGAGAGAAGTGTCCCCCCCAGACCTGCCCATCGATCCAGACGAGCCGACGTACTGCCTGTGTGAGCAGGTGTCCTACGGCGAGATGATCGGCTGCGATAACGACGAGTGTCCCATCGAGTGGTACCATTTCTCCTGCGTCGGGCTCCATCACAAGCCCAAGGGCAAATGGTACTGCCCCAAGTGTCGGGGTGAGAACGAGAAGACCATGGACAAAGCGTTAGAGAGGGCCAAGAAGGAGAAGGCGTACACCAGGTAG